In the Methanofervidicoccus abyssi genome, TAAAGATCTTGAATAAAAATATTCTGGTTTCTCTAAAGACAGTTTAAAGGCCTTTTTTAGTAAATATAGAGTAGCAAGACCACCTATATTCATCTTTACCGGTATTTTTGGCCCTATAATTCGTAATATCCTTGGCAGTTTTCTTATAAAATCCATCCTGTATCCAATTACATGAGTTTTATAACCTCCAAAAATCTCATCCCCTCCATCTCCACTCAAAACAACCGTAACATACTCCCTAGCCAACTCACTAACTTTATATGTAGGAAAACCACTGTAATCCCCAAAGGGTTCATCGTAGATCCAGCAGTATTTATCAATCAACTCTAAAAAATCCTTCTCTTTGAAGTAGTAATGATGATGGTTAGTTTTAAAAGCTTTTACAACTTCTTCTATATACGGGGTTTCATCATATTTCCCTTCAAAACCTATGGAAAAGGTATGTAATTTATGTAGATCTGTAAATTCTTTCATGACCCCTACAATAGTAGAACTATCTAGGCCTCCACTTAAAAAGGCTCCAACTGGCACATCACTTCTCATCCTTATCCTCACGGCATCCTTCAACAGTCTTTTTTCCTTCTTTAATTAACTTATCTTTATCATAGATAGGATTATACTCAGGTAATTCCCAATAATAGTATTTTTCAATCTTAAAATTATCTAAATGTAAAATTAGATTCTGTCTTGGCTCTAATTTATAGGTGTCTTTATATATAGAATAGGGAGAAGGTATGAATCCCAAAGCAAAATAGAGTTGAACTGATTCTTTATTTATATTTTCCCTTTTATTTATCTCCTTTACAGCGATTATACCCTTTAACTCAGAGGAAAATATAAACTCTTTTCCATTCCAGTAGTAATAGAGAGGTTTAACTCCCAGTCTATCTCTTGAGAAAAAATAATATTTTTACTTCTGTCATAGATTGCGAAGGCCCACATTCCATTAAATTCCTTAACACATTCTGTACCTAAGATATTGTAAAGTTTTAGAATAGTTTCAGTATCTGTCCCACTTTCAGTTTTCAAGTTATACTTTTCCTTTAACTCCAAGTAATTGTATATTTCTCCGTTGAAAACAATTATTAAATCAGCATTATTAAGTTCTTCGTCTTTGTAGATAATTCTATCATTTTCAACATTGTAGCCCATAGGTTGATGTCCTTTCTCACTTAGATCCAAGATGGATAACCTAACATGACCTAAGCCTATAGAACCACTGTGATTATCGATGTAGATTCCTCTGTCATCAGGACCTCTATGTTTTATCGCTCTATTCATTTTTTCTATTTCTTCTTTACTTACATTTCTCCTAATCTTACAATGCCGTTGATACCACACATACCTATCTCCTTCTCATGTCTTTTTACGACAATTGATTTTTTTTTCTTTTTATTATAATTCTTTATTATTCTAATATTTAAGGAATTAGACAGAAGTAGAAAGGTTTAAATAAATTTCTTTAGGATCCTTTTTAGTAGTGTTAGATCTACTCCCAAGTTTTTCTCCACTGTCAACAAGAGATCAATATCTTCATTATCAATACTCTTACTGAATAGAAGAAGTAAAAAATAAACTCCTACAAACACTATTGAAACCAGTACTGCATACCATATATTATCTACATTCAAGTTTAATGACTTTAAAATCCCCAGTAATATGAAACTAATCACTAAAGATTTGACATAGTTCCAGCTAAAAGGATGGATTTTAGAATTTTTATACAACCAAAACGACATAAGGATATTTAAAACAAAATAAGACATTGTTGTAGCGATAGCAGCACCTTCAAGGCCATACACTGGAATTAACACAAAATTCAGAATTATATTAAGAAGAGCTGCAAAAGAAGTACCAGCCAAATTTAATCTTGACTTACCAATTATAATTAAATTTGACCCATTTAACCCAGTAGAAGCATGAAACATGAAACCAAGTGCCAAAATCTCAAGAACTCTACTTGCTTCTAAATACCTCCCTCCAAAGAAGAACGCTATAACAATCTTAGAAAAAAGAAATATTAATGTAAAAAGAGGTAAAGTCAGTGAAAATATCCATTTAGTTAAAATCTGGTAAATTCTACCCATCTCATTAAGCTTTCCTTGAATATAGAAACTTGAAACTAAGGGAACATAAAGGAAAGATATTGAGTTTAAAAATATTGTGAGTAGTCTAGCTATTGATGATGCTGAATTGTAGAGACCGACAACTTCAGAGTTTTTATAATAACCTAACATTAAGGTGTCTGTCCACCCCATAACAAAACTAAGAATTCCGGCAAAAAATAATGGAATCGAAAAAACTACCAATTTCTTCCCAAGTGTCAGATCAAGAGAAAGTTCAAAACATAGAATTTTCATCTTTAACATATTAATTATTAAAATCAAAAATGTAAAGATCTGAGAAATTGTATATGCAAAAAATATGAAGCTAAAGTTGAGGTTTAAAAATATTACAGAAATTACTAGTAGTAGATAAATAATGGGATAAATAATATTCTGAAAGTAAATCTTTTCTCTGACTCTACCAAAACCTTGAGAAATTGAAATTAAAACATTAGTTAGAGCAGAAAATGGTAAGGTGAAAACAATTATAGGTAATACTTGAGATAATTTTCCATCTTTGAAAATCTGGACAATATTTTCCGTTTCAAGGATTAAAAACACCATCAATAAGATGCTACTTAGTACGACAATTATTAATGCTGTTGAGATTAGTTTATTGATTTTTGAAGGATCTTTTTCCCTATAGAATACGATCTCTCTTGGTAGTGAATTTGGAAATCCGAGTGTAGCAACAGTAATTGCAATACTCAAAATAGTCAAAGCTAGATTATACACACCATATTCATCAATAGAAAAATTTCTTGCAATCAAAATTCTACTTAAAAATCCAAAAAACATTGAAATAACAACCCCAGCAAATACTATCCCCGTACCTCTCATGATTTTCTGTAAAGTATGACTTATTTCACTCATTTAGAGATCACCATAATAATACAATTATTCTTGTAATGCTTTATTAATTTTATATAAATTTTGAATATAATTAAATATTTCCAGTCCATAGAAAGTTCTACATCTTCTAAACAGAA is a window encoding:
- a CDS encoding flippase, which produces MSEISHTLQKIMRGTGIVFAGVVISMFFGFLSRILIARNFSIDEYGVYNLALTILSIAITVATLGFPNSLPREIVFYREKDPSKINKLISTALIIVVLSSILLMVFLILETENIVQIFKDGKLSQVLPIIVFTLPFSALTNVLISISQGFGRVREKIYFQNIIYPIIYLLLVISVIFLNLNFSFIFFAYTISQIFTFLILIINMLKMKILCFELSLDLTLGKKLVVFSIPLFFAGILSFVMGWTDTLMLGYYKNSEVVGLYNSASSIARLLTIFLNSISFLYVPLVSSFYIQGKLNEMGRIYQILTKWIFSLTLPLFTLIFLFSKIVIAFFFGGRYLEASRVLEILALGFMFHASTGLNGSNLIIIGKSRLNLAGTSFAALLNIILNFVLIPVYGLEGAAIATTMSYFVLNILMSFWLYKNSKIHPFSWNYVKSLVISFILLGILKSLNLNVDNIWYAVLVSIVFVGVYFLLLLFSKSIDNEDIDLLLTVEKNLGVDLTLLKRILKKFI